The Ananas comosus cultivar F153 linkage group 7, ASM154086v1, whole genome shotgun sequence genome has a window encoding:
- the LOC109712411 gene encoding LOW QUALITY PROTEIN: YTH domain-containing family protein 2-like (The sequence of the model RefSeq protein was modified relative to this genomic sequence to represent the inferred CDS: substituted 1 base at 1 genomic stop codon), whose protein sequence is MDGNCKSRGRNNGFYDCGNKNLNGRNELNRGPRSTHSRRKMSFRSDATIGVKGQDLSLNGSNVEDSSLLTDKDKYNRADFVENCTDAKFFIIKSYCEDNVWSSTSSGNKKLNAAYQEAQEXYCPVFLFFSANMSGQFVGLAKMVGPVDFNKNLEYWQQEKWNGCFPVKWHMVKDVPNSVLKHIILENNDNKPVTNSRDTQEVKLKQGLQMLKLFNDHIGVAQARQLQKKV, encoded by the exons ATGGACGGCAACTGTAAATCTAGGGGCCGAAATAATGGTTTTTATGATTGTGGCAATAAGAACCTCAATGGTCGGAATGAACTAAACAGAGGGCCAAGATCTACTCACTCCAGAAGGAAAATGAGTTTCAGGTCTGATGCTACTATTGGTGTAAAGGGTCAGGACCTTTCATTAAATGGCAGCAATGTTGAGGATTCGAGTTTATTGACGGACAAGGATAAGTACAACCGAGCAGACTTTGTGGAGAACTGTACAGATGCTAAGTTTTTCATCATCAAATCATACTGTGAGGATAACGTTTGGTCTAGCACCTCCAGTGGAAATAAAAAGCTTAATGCTGCTTATCAGGAAGCTCAAGAGTAGTATTGCCCAGTATTTCTGTTTTTCTCT GCAAACATGAGTGGACAGTTTGTGGGTTTAGCCAAAATGGTGGGGCCAGTTGATTTTAACAAGAACCTGGAATACTGGCAACAGGAAAAGTGGAATGGTTGCTTCCCTGTGAAGTGGCATATGGTGAAAGATGTTCCTAACAGCGTGCTAAAGCATATCATTCTTGAGAACAATGATAACAAACCTGTCACAAATAGTCGAGACACACAGGAG GTGAAGCTCAAGCAAGGTCTGCAAATGCTTAAACTTTTCAACGATCATATAGGTGTAGCTCAAGCAAGGCAGCTACAGAAAAAG GTCTGA